Proteins co-encoded in one Acidobacteriota bacterium genomic window:
- the lipA gene encoding lipoyl synthase, which produces MSSTPLNKRAGTRPPWLRIRIPGNLAELPVAGLINDLSLNTVCQEARCPNIHECWSAGTATFMILGDICTRRCTFCAVGRGTPRAVEDDEPERVAQACEAMGVKHCVITMVNRDDLPDGGAAHFARTISAVRSRTGATIEVLISDLEGNLDALDVVIAARPAILAHNLETVPRLYRQVRPVAKYQRSLNLLRAAKDRASEPMLTKSSIMLGLGENEDEILEVARHCREAGVDIFTMGQYLAPSERNHPVRRYYTPDEFDRLGEAARALGFHHVESGPLVRSSYMAHRAVESGSAG; this is translated from the coding sequence ATGAGCTCGACACCTCTGAACAAACGGGCCGGTACCCGGCCACCTTGGCTCCGGATCAGGATTCCCGGCAACCTGGCCGAGCTTCCCGTGGCGGGACTCATCAACGATCTCTCCCTCAACACCGTCTGCCAGGAGGCGCGCTGCCCCAACATTCACGAGTGCTGGTCTGCCGGAACGGCTACCTTCATGATTCTGGGCGACATCTGCACGCGGCGCTGTACGTTCTGCGCGGTCGGGCGAGGAACCCCGCGCGCGGTCGAGGACGACGAGCCGGAACGGGTGGCACAGGCGTGCGAGGCGATGGGCGTGAAGCACTGCGTGATCACGATGGTCAACCGCGACGATCTTCCCGACGGAGGAGCTGCTCATTTCGCGCGCACGATCTCGGCTGTCCGCAGCCGCACCGGTGCGACGATCGAGGTCCTGATCTCGGACCTGGAAGGGAATCTCGATGCCCTCGACGTCGTGATCGCCGCGCGCCCGGCGATCCTCGCCCACAATCTGGAGACGGTTCCGCGGCTCTACCGTCAGGTCCGTCCCGTCGCGAAGTACCAGCGATCGCTCAATCTCCTTCGCGCGGCGAAGGACCGGGCATCCGAACCGATGCTCACCAAGTCGTCGATCATGCTCGGCCTGGGAGAGAACGAGGATGAAATCCTCGAGGTTGCGCGGCACTGCCGCGAAGCGGGAGTCGACATCTTCACGATGGGCCAGTACCTCGCTCCCTCCGAAAGGAATCATCCCGTCCGCCGCTATTACACTCCCGACGAGTTCGATCGGCTCGGCGAGGCCGCCCGGGCACTCGGATTCCATCACGTCGAATCCGGACCGCTCGTTCGCAGCTCCTACATGGCGCACCGCGCCGTCGAATCGGGATCAGCGGGTTAG
- a CDS encoding EAL domain-containing protein yields the protein MSKSLPVRTRSDESLLPSLLKISEVTRSAPSLDELFPRIHGIVGELMPAANLYIALCEPDGMIRFPYFVDERDPNPPVIRRGHGLTAYVLRTGKAILATPEVFRQLVEEDEIEDVGAASIDWLGAPLQIEGETIGVIGLQSYDEEVRYTERDRDILVFVSRHLAIAIEQKRSEEALRRSELRYRQMFQNNKAVQLVLDPRDGAIVDANESALDFYGYDLESMRKMTIHEINTLTRDEIRQELERASQRQRSFFSFRHRLASGEIRDVEVFSGPFETGGRTLLYSIISDVTEKRRAEELLEMQSAAIESSMDGIAIIDVLGRVEYANPALARMYGQTPQQIQGRRWMDLYSGDEGRRFAREIVPRLEESSQWSGEVPAVNVGGVVLTQEVSITKLDTGSMVVIVRDITERAQAEEQIRHLAYHDPLTELPNRLLFRDRLNVALSQAQRSPSHLAVLFLDLDRFKVINDSLGHNIGDALLQAVARRLVASVRETDTVARLSGDEFTILLTEIGSSSHAIRIARKILEAIRHPFSVANREISVTTSIGVAVYPDDGAHADLLLKNADTAMYQAKENGRNNIQAFNASVSARTLERLAMETGLRRAVSQGELTLHYQTIHEASSGKVRGFEALLRWDHPDLGLIPPMTFLTVAEDLGLMFPIGQWVIRKAALQLVEWSEGPLSELCISVNVSMSQLQRSDFAESIEELIAETGIDPSRLEIEITESTAMQDPAASIATLTAVRNLGVKISVDDFGTGYSSLAYLQKLPIDRLKIDQSFIQDMVTNADANEIVQAIIAMGHRLGLGIVAEGVETEQQREALVLAGCDLLQGYLMSKPAPARSIPAMMTSLAESGLNPF from the coding sequence ATGAGCAAGAGCCTGCCGGTCCGGACTCGCTCCGACGAGTCGCTTCTCCCGAGTCTGCTCAAGATCTCGGAAGTCACCCGTTCGGCACCCTCGCTCGACGAGCTTTTCCCGCGGATTCACGGAATCGTGGGGGAGCTGATGCCGGCGGCGAACCTCTACATCGCACTCTGCGAGCCGGACGGGATGATCCGCTTCCCCTATTTCGTGGACGAGCGCGACCCGAATCCTCCAGTCATCCGGCGCGGCCATGGACTGACCGCCTACGTGCTCAGGACGGGCAAGGCGATCCTCGCCACACCGGAAGTCTTTCGCCAGCTGGTCGAGGAGGATGAGATCGAGGACGTCGGCGCTGCGAGCATCGACTGGCTCGGAGCCCCACTTCAGATCGAGGGAGAGACGATCGGTGTCATCGGGCTGCAGAGCTACGACGAGGAGGTTCGCTACACCGAGCGGGACCGGGACATTCTCGTTTTCGTTTCGCGTCACCTCGCCATCGCGATCGAGCAGAAACGCTCCGAGGAAGCTCTGCGCCGCAGCGAGCTCCGTTACCGGCAGATGTTCCAGAACAACAAGGCAGTCCAGCTCGTGCTCGATCCGAGGGATGGCGCGATTGTGGATGCGAACGAATCGGCGCTCGATTTTTATGGCTACGACCTCGAATCGATGCGAAAAATGACGATTCACGAGATCAATACGCTCACCCGGGACGAGATCCGGCAGGAGCTCGAGCGCGCTTCGCAACGACAGCGGAGCTTCTTTTCATTCAGACACCGTCTGGCGTCGGGCGAGATTCGGGACGTCGAGGTGTTCTCGGGACCCTTCGAGACCGGGGGTCGAACGCTGCTCTACTCGATCATCAGCGACGTGACCGAAAAGCGGCGCGCGGAGGAGCTGCTGGAGATGCAGTCGGCCGCGATCGAGTCATCGATGGACGGAATCGCGATCATCGACGTCCTGGGGCGGGTCGAGTATGCCAACCCAGCGCTGGCGAGAATGTACGGTCAGACGCCTCAGCAGATTCAGGGACGGCGCTGGATGGACCTCTATTCCGGTGACGAGGGTCGACGGTTCGCCCGGGAAATCGTTCCGAGACTGGAGGAAAGCAGCCAGTGGAGCGGCGAGGTGCCCGCCGTCAACGTCGGCGGGGTCGTCCTGACGCAGGAGGTCTCGATCACGAAGCTGGATACCGGCTCGATGGTCGTCATCGTCCGCGACATCACCGAGCGCGCACAGGCCGAAGAACAGATCCGCCACCTCGCCTACCACGACCCGCTGACCGAGCTTCCGAACCGTCTCCTCTTCCGAGACCGGCTCAATGTCGCGCTCTCGCAGGCCCAGCGCTCCCCTTCGCATCTCGCGGTTCTCTTTCTCGATCTCGATCGCTTCAAGGTCATCAACGACTCGCTCGGCCACAACATCGGCGATGCGCTGCTCCAGGCCGTGGCGCGCAGGCTCGTCGCTTCCGTGCGGGAGACCGACACCGTGGCGCGGCTGAGTGGTGACGAGTTCACGATTCTTCTCACCGAGATCGGGTCCTCATCGCATGCGATCCGGATCGCGAGGAAAATTCTCGAGGCGATCCGCCATCCATTCAGTGTTGCGAACCGCGAGATATCGGTGACCACGAGCATCGGAGTCGCCGTCTATCCCGACGATGGCGCTCACGCCGACCTTCTGCTCAAGAACGCCGACACCGCCATGTACCAGGCGAAGGAGAACGGACGGAACAACATCCAGGCTTTCAACGCGAGCGTCAGCGCCCGGACCCTGGAGCGACTCGCGATGGAGACCGGACTCCGCCGCGCCGTGTCGCAGGGAGAGCTGACTCTCCACTATCAGACGATCCACGAGGCCTCATCGGGCAAAGTCCGCGGCTTCGAGGCCCTGCTTCGATGGGATCATCCAGACCTCGGACTCATTCCGCCAATGACGTTTCTCACGGTGGCGGAGGATCTCGGTCTGATGTTTCCGATCGGACAGTGGGTCATTCGAAAGGCGGCGCTGCAACTCGTGGAATGGTCGGAGGGTCCGCTCTCCGAGCTCTGCATCTCGGTGAACGTCTCGATGTCCCAGCTCCAGCGCTCCGATTTTGCCGAGTCGATCGAGGAGCTCATCGCCGAGACCGGCATCGATCCGTCCCGACTCGAGATCGAGATCACCGAGAGCACCGCCATGCAGGATCCGGCCGCGTCGATCGCAACCCTGACGGCAGTGCGCAATCTCGGCGTCAAGATTTCAGTCGACGATTTCGGGACCGGCTACTCGTCGCTGGCCTATCTGCAGAAATTGCCGATCGACCGGCTCAAGATCGACCAGAGCTTCATCCAGGACATGGTGACCAACGCGGACGCCAACGAGATCGTTCAGGCTATCATCGCGATGGGACACCGGCTCGGGCTCGGGATCGTTGCCGAGGGGGTCGAGACCGAGCAGCAGCGCGAGGCCCTCGTCCTTGCGGGGTGTGATCTGCTCCAGGGTTACCTGATGTCGAAACCGGCACCGGCCAGATCGATTCCGGCCATGATGACGTCACTCGCAGAATCGGGTCTCAACCCTTTCTGA
- a CDS encoding AarF/ABC1/UbiB kinase family protein, whose protein sequence is MKLKHAGRYTRLLSLFTRYGRKDFTIEVDQTTIVPDDDEERLEPDVKARAESFAKQLKEMGPAYIKFGQILSTRRDVVPPEYIAALEEFQDDLEPFSFAEVEKIIEEELGVRLSKLFPTFDNVPIAAASLGQVHSAVLRDGREVVVKVQRPDIEDGIREDLEALHDLAEELERHSELGRLMNIEAAVEEFRRVLSHELDYRQEATNAHALRANLADFEEIYIPTVIDDLTTRRVLVMEMVEGRKISSMSKLAMTEHDYTALADVVTRAWMKQICIDGFWHSDPHPGNVFLSEGKVVLLDFGMVSQISSVFQDYVMRLLLALGNNRGDEVAETCLRMGEPQEGFNRNDLVRDVSSIVTECQGIDPRRFNTGQMLFRVIRVATSNKVKLPSELSMLAKTLLHLDTVTRSLDPDYNPRTAIHDYAQELTVLKLRQRIRPRNFYTALLDADRLLTELPQRSRDILDRIATGQMGVNVRLSQIEDLLKGVHKIANRITVGLVIAALLVASALAMRIGGGFVIAGYNGLSVIGFSIAVVAASWLMITTFASDRADRKKADRKWE, encoded by the coding sequence ATGAAACTGAAGCATGCGGGGCGCTACACCCGTCTTTTGTCCCTCTTCACACGATACGGGCGGAAGGACTTCACCATCGAAGTCGACCAGACCACGATCGTGCCCGACGATGACGAGGAACGGCTGGAGCCCGATGTAAAGGCCCGGGCCGAGTCCTTCGCGAAGCAGCTCAAGGAGATGGGCCCGGCGTACATCAAGTTCGGCCAGATCCTCTCCACCCGGCGCGACGTGGTTCCTCCGGAGTACATTGCCGCGCTCGAGGAGTTCCAGGACGACCTCGAGCCATTTTCATTCGCCGAGGTCGAAAAGATCATCGAAGAGGAGCTCGGGGTGCGGCTGTCGAAGCTCTTTCCCACCTTCGACAACGTCCCGATCGCCGCGGCATCGCTCGGTCAGGTTCACAGCGCCGTATTGCGCGACGGGCGCGAAGTCGTCGTCAAGGTTCAGCGGCCCGACATCGAAGACGGGATCAGGGAGGATCTCGAGGCGCTTCACGATCTCGCCGAGGAACTGGAGCGCCACTCGGAACTGGGGCGTCTCATGAACATCGAGGCGGCCGTCGAGGAGTTCAGACGGGTTCTCAGCCACGAGTTGGACTACCGTCAGGAAGCGACCAATGCTCACGCCCTGCGGGCCAACCTGGCCGACTTCGAGGAGATTTACATACCGACCGTGATCGACGACCTGACGACCCGCCGCGTCCTCGTCATGGAAATGGTCGAAGGCCGGAAGATCTCCTCGATGTCGAAGCTCGCCATGACCGAGCACGATTACACCGCGCTCGCGGACGTCGTGACCAGGGCCTGGATGAAGCAGATCTGCATCGACGGCTTCTGGCACAGCGATCCGCATCCGGGCAACGTCTTCCTCTCGGAGGGGAAGGTCGTCCTCCTCGACTTTGGCATGGTGAGCCAGATCAGCAGCGTCTTTCAGGACTACGTCATGCGGCTGCTTCTGGCGCTGGGCAACAACCGGGGTGACGAGGTCGCCGAAACGTGCCTTCGAATGGGAGAGCCCCAGGAGGGTTTCAACCGAAACGATCTCGTCCGGGACGTCTCCTCGATCGTCACCGAGTGTCAGGGAATCGATCCTCGACGGTTCAACACCGGTCAGATGCTTTTCCGCGTGATCCGCGTCGCGACATCCAACAAGGTCAAGCTCCCGAGCGAGCTTTCGATGCTCGCGAAAACTCTGCTCCATCTCGATACGGTCACACGATCGCTCGACCCCGACTACAACCCCCGCACCGCCATCCACGATTACGCCCAGGAGCTGACTGTGCTGAAGCTTCGCCAGAGGATCAGGCCACGAAACTTCTACACGGCGCTGCTCGATGCCGATCGCCTTCTCACCGAGCTCCCGCAAAGGTCGAGGGACATCCTCGACAGGATCGCCACGGGCCAGATGGGCGTCAATGTCCGGCTCTCGCAGATCGAGGACCTTCTCAAGGGTGTTCACAAGATCGCGAACCGGATCACCGTCGGTCTCGTGATCGCGGCGCTTCTCGTCGCCTCCGCTCTCGCCATGCGGATCGGGGGTGGCTTCGTGATCGCCGGTTACAACGGCCTCTCTGTGATCGGCTTCTCGATCGCCGTCGTCGCCGCCTCCTGGCTGATGATCACGACCTTCGCCTCCGACCGGGCCGACCGGAAGAAGGCCGACCGGAAGTGGGAGTGA
- the rpsU gene encoding 30S ribosomal protein S21 — protein sequence MPVVTVKEDESFENALRRFKRKCEKSGLLSEVKKRQHYEKPSEKRKRKAMAARKKVLRKLAEERRSSGY from the coding sequence ATGCCAGTAGTCACCGTCAAAGAAGACGAAAGTTTCGAGAACGCACTGCGCCGCTTCAAGCGAAAGTGCGAGAAATCCGGTCTCCTCTCCGAAGTCAAGAAGCGCCAGCATTACGAAAAGCCGAGCGAGAAACGCAAGCGCAAGGCCATGGCCGCCCGCAAGAAAGTGCTTCGCAAGCTCGCCGAGGAGCGCCGCTCTTCGGGCTATTGA
- a CDS encoding (2Fe-2S)-binding protein, translating into MAATVTFVDGTTSISCRASGTLLDSALGAGVRITHICGGDGACGTCLLNVAEGWENLTPMSPVEESREMSRPYRLACQSYARGDVVVSAVEID; encoded by the coding sequence ATGGCAGCGACGGTCACCTTCGTCGACGGCACGACGTCGATTTCATGTCGTGCGAGCGGAACGTTGCTCGATTCCGCTCTGGGGGCGGGCGTCAGGATCACACACATCTGCGGTGGCGACGGGGCATGTGGCACCTGCCTTCTCAACGTCGCCGAAGGATGGGAGAATCTGACGCCGATGTCGCCGGTCGAGGAGAGTCGTGAGATGAGCAGGCCGTACCGTCTCGCGTGTCAGAGCTACGCGAGAGGCGACGTCGTCGTTTCCGCAGTCGAGATCGATTGA